In one window of Maribacter dokdonensis DSW-8 DNA:
- a CDS encoding IS110 family transposase has protein sequence MNKYKETFGVDISKDVFDVHGSNKGHDQYKNDETGFKKFLKELPKCSLVVMEATGYYHYRLAQFLYKNGVIVSVVNPLSVKRFIQMKLAKVKTDKSDAKAICEYALVNEVPIYNALTDIQSECLQLFRLLDIYLKQRTATKNKIHGEAVLGIPSKFVYRSLIRNKKLLNKEVAAIESKILSLVKEDQQEQLTLLMSIPGIGQKTALFLIVVTDGFNKFENAAQLCSYVGITPTIRESGSSVRGRARISKVGNRKLRNLLFLCSFNACKHNRACREVYERIVNRGKSKKLALIAVANKLLKQSFAIAKSGRPYDETYVSILPR, from the coding sequence ATGAATAAATATAAAGAAACTTTTGGAGTCGACATCAGTAAAGATGTCTTTGATGTACATGGTAGTAACAAAGGTCACGACCAGTATAAGAACGATGAAACTGGATTTAAGAAATTCCTTAAGGAACTGCCCAAATGTTCATTGGTCGTTATGGAAGCTACCGGTTATTATCATTATAGACTTGCCCAGTTTCTTTACAAAAATGGGGTAATAGTTTCAGTAGTAAACCCATTATCCGTAAAACGTTTCATTCAAATGAAACTGGCTAAAGTAAAAACGGATAAGAGCGATGCCAAGGCTATATGTGAATATGCACTGGTCAACGAGGTACCTATTTACAATGCCTTGACGGATATCCAGAGCGAATGCTTACAGTTGTTCCGGTTATTGGATATCTATTTAAAACAACGTACCGCGACCAAGAACAAGATACACGGAGAAGCTGTTCTGGGCATACCTTCAAAGTTTGTTTATCGTTCCTTGATACGTAATAAGAAACTGCTCAATAAAGAGGTAGCCGCTATCGAATCAAAGATTCTGTCATTGGTAAAAGAGGACCAACAGGAGCAATTGACTTTATTGATGTCAATACCCGGTATAGGTCAAAAGACTGCATTGTTCCTAATAGTGGTCACCGATGGGTTCAATAAGTTCGAAAATGCGGCACAGCTTTGTAGCTATGTAGGTATAACCCCAACGATACGGGAATCGGGGAGCAGTGTGAGAGGTCGTGCGCGAATAAGTAAGGTCGGCAATAGAAAACTTCGCAACCTATTATTTCTATGTTCTTTTAACGCTTGTAAGCACAATAGGGCATGCAGAGAGGTTTATGAGCGGATCGTGAACAGGGGAAAGAGCAAGAAACTGGCACTGATAGCCGTTGCCAACAAACTTTTAAAGCAGTCTTTTGCCATTGCAAAATCTGGCAGGCCATATGATGAAACTTACGTTTC